Below is a window of Arabidopsis thaliana chromosome 2, partial sequence DNA.
GGAGAAACTTCTTCAAGAGAGACAAGACAAAGTTGCTTCTTTGGAGACTGAGGTTTCTTCACTAAGGGTATGCATGCATCTTTTAGTGTCTCACTGAAATTGCTTCCATGTTCAGATATAGATTGCCTTTATATATCAATCTTTGTTTCCAGAAAAAAGGTTCATCAGATTCTGTGGAACTGTTGAGTAAAGCTCAAGCACGAGCTACTGAATTAGAGAAGCAGGTGAGTTCATTATTTGAGAACCCATCTTTTATATGCACGTAAGTTTCTAAATTCTACATTATACTTGTGAATTCAGGTTGAGGTACTTAAGAAATTTCTGGAGCAGAAAAACAAGGAGAAAGAATTGATAGAAGCTCAGACTAGTGAAACCGAGAAGAAGCTAAACGAATTGAACTCGAGAGTGGAGAAAGTATGTTCATTATACATCTCTTGGTTCATTTTCTCTTGACACACATTATTATTCATTTCAAATCATTTAAATAGAAAGTAGAAAGTATGTTCATTATGCAAATTTTCACAATCTATTCCTGCAGCTTCACAAGACAAATGAAGAGCAGAAGAACAAAATACGAAAACTTGAGCGTGCTCTTAAAATTTCTGAGGTATGACGACGCTCTTGGATTAAGTTTAGTTCCCCCTTAACTTTCGGTTTCTGCAATCACTCTCGACtcttatcaaaataaaattataggaAGAAATGTTGCGGACAAAGCATGAAGCCACCACAAAGGCTAAGGAACTGATGGAGGTTCATGGGGCGTGGCTTCCCCCTTGGTTTGCTGTACACTGGAGTAGTTTTCAGGTGAGATTAATAGATTTTATCTTTTACGACTTTCTTGCATCATAGATTTTCTCAATTAACTTGGACACTTCCTGGACTCAGACTGTTGCTGGGACACACTGGGACGCCCACGGCAAACCAGTTATGGAGAAAGTTACTCAAAAGGTATTGTTAAATCCAAATTGTATGTTGATTACATGACTCTGAGAGCAAACTTATGCCTAACTAAGTTTGATCATCTTTTAGGTGACGTTAGCAAAAAATCAAGCTGAAAAATGGGCTAAACCGCACATGGCTAATGTTAAAACTGTAAGTAACTTACAGGCAATGTGTGTTATTACTCAGGAGGCTCTTATGGTTATGCTTACGAAATTCTATTTCCAGAAATATATTCCAGCCATAAAAGAGACTGTTAAAACGCATGTTGAGCCACACGTTCAAACACTATCTACCAAAGCGAAAGAGGCTTACCATGCTTCCAAGAGTGCGGTTACACCACATATTGTCAAGTTTCAAGAACATGTAGATCCCTATTACCAGGtgaagtatatttttttctatctaGATATTAATCTTTCAGCTCCATCGATGATGACAATATGcgcttaatttgttttgtttatgctCTCCAGGAGGCTAAAAAGTTTAGCAAGCCGTACGTTGATCAAGTGGCCACAGCCACAAAACCACATGTTGATAAGGTGAGAGCTACCATGAAGCCTTACACAACGAAGACTGTCCACTATTACAAAGAGTTCCTGGAATCTGCCTCAACTTATCACCACCAGGTTAGAATCGGAGGCACTGTGTATAATTTATAGGCATTATAGTTATGAGTAGTGTCATTTCTAGAGGAATGTGTTGTCTTTTAATCTGATAACTCTGTATATATGTGAAGCTTCAAGCCAATGTCGAAAGTAAACTGAAGAGCCATGAGCTGTTGGAACCTTTTGCCACCAAAGAGTTCATTTGGTTTGCAGTATGTTCTCTCGTCTTGCACTCTAAGACAACATGCTTTTTTGTTGCTTCCTTTATCAGCTTAAAATTGATAAACTGTTCACTGTAGGCCTCTGCTTTGTTGGCCTTACCCATCTTCATAGTGTACAAATTCCTCTGTTCGCTCTTCTGGCAAGTTTCTTATAACGaatcattatttataagatttaaattagttttcaGTATATTGCTCTGTAGTTCTTAAAGATGCTCCATCCTTGATTCCACCAAATGACCTttcgtttgtttgttgtatgttTATTGCAGCACAAAGACGAAGAAGCCTATCCGACAGTCTCATCAACATACTCGCCGTAAGGCCAGAAGGGGTCATTCTGACAAATGAAGTCACATGCTTTGTGTTGTTATCACTTCCTCGTGCTATAAATATTAGAGGTACATCTCACTTTCTGCTTAAATACACGTTGCAGAACGGGTCACGAACAAAGAATTTGAGGTTACTGGATAGATAGATAGGCCAAGCCAGAACTTACTTTCCATAGAAATGAGTCTGTCTGATGTTGATATGTGATTAATATGCCAGTTTCCGAATCCTCAATGCATTGTCTTTTTGTCGGATGCAAAACGCTTTCATATTGTGTAGAAGCTATTAGCGACTAGTGACTGAGGTTAAAACTTTGGACTGATATGTGTCTAATGTTTCTTGATCTTTATCTACATTCTTGCAGGTAAAGACGGGTTTTGATGCGTTCTCTGTGAGCCTCACCTACAGTCTATATGTTTCCTTCGTTGCGTATGAAAGAAACAGCTTATGTTAGAGGTATCTtatgggtttttttttaatctcgcTGTGCAAAAGTGTTCTTcactctctctgtttttgagaTGCCTTTTGAATATAAAGTTTTCAGTCTTTTATACAGAGAAGATTGACATCTAGAGGAAATCTACTAAGGGCTTGGTTTGTGTATTTTGTGATTCATGTGGATAAATTTGGTACTTGTGCCATTACTCTTTAAAAGCAATCACTCTttgtcttttatctttttgaaaactttttctcaaaaatcgAAACCAAATTGGGAATTGTTAcagcttttattttatttgtaactaaaaatcatAGAGCCAGACCATAATTGGTTTGACTAGTCTTTGATTCTTAATATTTTCCTAGAACAGGTAAACAAATGCAATAGAAAGAACAACCAAAAACGTTTTACCAAC
It encodes the following:
- a CDS encoding DNA repair ATPase-like protein (DNA repair ATPase-related; LOCATED IN: endoplasmic reticulum, plasma membrane; EXPRESSED IN: 27 plant structures; EXPRESSED DURING: 15 growth stages; BEST Arabidopsis thaliana protein match is: myosin heavy chain-related (TAIR:AT4G31340.1); Has 49908 Blast hits to 28607 proteins in 1979 species: Archae - 936; Bacteria - 7564; Metazoa - 22725; Fungi - 3757; Plants - 2190; Viruses - 187; Other Eukaryotes - 12549 (source: NCBI BLink).), coding for MAAAKLVALLLLLALVFNFTTCIFADAGIDGGDEPKLRSDGGDIELDQLNAKIRALESQIDDKTKELKGREELVTEKEKLLQERQDKVASLETEVSSLRKKGSSDSVELLSKAQARATELEKQVEVLKKFLEQKNKEKELIEAQTSETEKKLNELNSRVEKLHKTNEEQKNKIRKLERALKISEEEMLRTKHEATTKAKELMEVHGAWLPPWFAVHWSSFQTVAGTHWDAHGKPVMEKVTQKVTLAKNQAEKWAKPHMANVKTKYIPAIKETVKTHVEPHVQTLSTKAKEAYHASKSAVTPHIVKFQEHVDPYYQEAKKFSKPYVDQVATATKPHVDKVRATMKPYTTKTVHYYKEFLESASTYHHQLQANVESKLKSHELLEPFATKEFIWFAASALLALPIFIVYKFLCSLFCTKTKKPIRQSHQHTRRKARRGHSDK